One window of the Podospora pseudopauciseta strain CBS 411.78 chromosome 4, whole genome shotgun sequence genome contains the following:
- a CDS encoding hypothetical protein (EggNog:ENOG503P42D), which produces MCYFEQTRWNCGYWKWGTFRQQCEKEYRTGETCGLKLVYSWQPAQGPCKICEQKCKKERRIDKMLNDIQRWQREGNRRATIEKTMRDVNDIQLQINELLASHVERERTL; this is translated from the coding sequence ATGTGCTACTTTGAACAAACCCGCTGGAACTGTGGCTACTGGAAGTGGGGTACCTTCCGCCAGCAATGCGAGAAGGAGTACCGCACCGGCGAGACGTGCGGACTGAAGCTCGTCTACAGCTGGCAGCCCGCCCAGGGCCCGTGCAAGATTTGTGAGCAAAAGtgcaagaaggagaggaggatcgACAAGATGTTGAACGACATCCAGAGGTGGCAGCGCGAAGGCAACAGGAGGGCCACCATCGAGAAGACGATGCGGGATGTGAACGACATCCAACTCCAGATCAACGAACTGCTCGCAAGCCatgtggagagggagaggacgtTGTGA
- a CDS encoding hypothetical protein (COG:S; EggNog:ENOG503P5IQ) produces MGNCASCLGSRRRDDYDEDDEAQHLFDDPHNLQYGSFEQQQMMGPEDPQEVQREIEALQRVVARTSDNMVDIYDIAPSNHRPASPFAAPDSPEMQYAYPAAAPDANLVRYHNLLSKLSSHDDLAAVARVDWGTPDDDTIEMQQNAVIPIKLEGATESLVGDFADAAAAMR; encoded by the exons ATGGGCAATTGCGCTTCTTGCCTGGGGAGCAGGCGACGAGATGATtatgatgag GACGACGAGGCGCAGCATCTCTTTGACGACCCGCACAACCTCCAATACGGCAGTTTTGAACAGCAACAGATGATGGGCCCCGAGGATCCACAGGAGGTTCAAAGAGAGATCGAGGCTCTGCAGAGGGTGGTTGCGCGCACGTCAGA CAACATGGTCGACATCTACGACATTGCACCAAGCAACCACCGGCCGGCGTCGCCTTTTGCTGCTCCAGACAGTCCCGAGATGCAATACGCATATCCCGCCGCTGCCCCCGACGCCAACCTGGTCCGCTatcacaacctcctctccaaacTCTCGTCACACGACGACCTGGCTGCTGTGGCACGAGTTGATTGGGGCACccccgacgacgacaccaTCGAGATGCAGCAAAACGCTGTTATACCCATCAAGCTCGAAGGAGCCACGGAATCTCTTGTTGGCGACTTTGCTGATGCTGCAGCTGCAATGCGCTGA
- a CDS encoding hypothetical protein (EggNog:ENOG503PQX6): MVDRTIYILQYVLQISEDGALLRLVPSREMSDQSPTYLFRPARQALVVPLSPSPSSSSMFPSTPSVTRTTASIASITSLQPQRRQAAGTCRANESTCPQAGWCCNKDETCLLEAGAFFCCPTGAGKGGCVRVCHSGDFQCGGTTPDTIGICCANNQTCIGGDTPLPFCADTGASSSTRKTSTSLTTSQTSTSSHSGDSHTSSTTTSLQFPTPSPNNSPSFSTYPTHTISNIPSPSATEPPSSNSGISLAAQITAIIVPLVIITLIISYIFRCRRKKQRGTRVQSTDFTEQQNTSTGTTGTGISHNADGLSSYSAYSSYPKTPPPPPPTFSAGRLYGREAKEEDGKVMSSHGRYMMESRMFRTPTRQSPVGQGAGRGL; the protein is encoded by the exons ATGGTGGACCGAACAATATATATCTTGCAGTATGTCCTTCAGATCTCGGAGGATGGAGCTCTGTTGCGTCTGGTACCTAGCCGCGAGATGTCTGATCAATCTCCTACATATCTTTTCCGCCCGGCCAGGCAggctttggtggtgccattatctccatctccatcatcttcatcaatGTTCCCATCCACTCCTTCAGTGACCCGCACCACGGCTTCCATCGCAAGTATCACTAGTCTTCAGCCCCAGCGACGACAAGCGGCAGGGACATGCCGGGCGAATGAGTCAACATGCCCCCAAGCAGgctggtgtt gTAACAAAGATGAGACCTGTTTACTTGAAGCCGGGGCCTTCTTTTGCTGCCCAACCGGCGCCGGCAAAGGAGGTTGCGTCAGGGTCTGCCACTCCGGCGACTTCCAATGTGGTGGCACCACCCCCGACACCATCGGCATCTGTTGcgccaacaaccaaaccTGCATCGGCGGCGATACACCCCTTCCCTTCTGTGCTGACACTGGCGCATCGAGCTCTACCAGGAAAACATCAACCTCGCTCACAACAAGCCAAACCAGCACTTCTTCTCACAGCGGCGACTCACacacctccagcaccacaacGTCTCTGCAGTTTCCTACCCCCAGCCCCAACAattccccctccttctcgaccTATCCAACTCATACGATATCCAACATCCCGTCACCGTCAGCCACTgagcccccctcctccaactccggAATTTCCCTTGCAGCACAAATCACAGCGATCATCGTGCCTCTCGTAATCATaaccctcatcatctcctaCATCTTTCGCTGCCGCCGCAAGAAGCAGCGCGGCACCCGGGTTCAATCCACCGATTTTACCGAACAGCAGAACACCAGCACGGGCACCACCGGCACGGGCATCAGCCATAACGCCGACGGGCTGTCCTCTTACAGCGCCTATTCTTCGTATCCCAagacacctcctcccccgccgcccaCATTTTCTGCTGGAAGGCTCTACGGGAGAGAAGcaaaagaggaagatggcaagGTTATGAGCTCGCATGGGAGGTACATGATGGAGAGCAGGATGTTCAGGACACCAACACGTCAGTCGCCAGTTGGGCAAGGAGCGGGTAGGGGGCTGTGA
- a CDS encoding hypothetical protein (EggNog:ENOG503PQMS): MIYRYCLVSDRTIVPRIPEIEIPLHSLRQPRNGTSGAFFGLALGTDKDIFGEVLSLFYGENKFGLSSPYHKCWVNRVGKRGAGCIRAIVIRCEGNANHAKSYLTEMQTALVKRCPNLQSIGHNCDWLIPADFFFTRITASHMAMTWRRFKDLEMIGLQHYYMPARVQDKSPLWELLVKLCKQSKTRAVAMQRAGIFVTDRAVGKWVEYKIVDKGKVVRASHSNVDSRD; the protein is encoded by the coding sequence ATGATCTACCGTTATTGTCTTGTTTCCGACAGGACCATCGTCCCCCGAATCCCCGAGATCGAGATCCCATTACATAGCTTGCGTCAACCCAGAAACGGAACGAGCGGCGCCTTCTTCGGGTTAGCCCTGGGCACCGACAAGGACATATTCGGCGAGGTTCTCTCTTTATTTTACGGAGAGAACAAGTTTGGCCTGTCCAGCCCATACCACAAATGCTGGGTAAATCGTGTCGGCAAACGGGGCGCCGGTTGCATCCGAGCCATCGTTATTCGCTGCGAGGGCAATGCCAATCACGCCAAGAGCTACCTCACCGAGATGCAAACCGCCCTCGTCAAACGGTGTCCTAATCTCCAATCCATTGGGCACAACTGCGACTGGCTCATCCCCGccgactttttctttacGAGGATCACGGCAAGCCACATGGCCATGACTTGGCGTCGATTTAAGGATCTGGAGATGATCGGCCTGCAACATTACTACATGCCGGCGCGCGTTCAGGATAAGTCGCCGTTATGGGAGCTTCTCGTCAAGCTCTGTAAGCAAAGCAAGACCAGGGCCGTGGCCATGCAACGAGCGGGTATTTTTGTGACCGACAGAGCGGTGGGCAAGTGGGTTGAGTATAAGATCGTGGATAAGGGAAAAGTCGTTAGGGCATCGCACTCGAACGTAGACAGCCGGGACTAG
- a CDS encoding hypothetical protein (CAZy:GH7; COG:G; EggNog:ENOG503NZ99): MATPLFAPFLILLLFSPASAHAQQIGTLTPELHPRFPTQQCTSSGICTTKQTSLVTDALSRHFHSISDPSVSCASADFLSNPLLCDPDDPASCAANCALEGIEYGGIGVSAVGSAVTLRQYLFDGAEYRAVSPRVYLLAEDGENYEPLTLLGQELAVDVDVSGLPCGMNSAVYLSEMDLSGSRSESNPAGAGYGTGYCDAQCFRTAPWINGLVSLRACDRQSAEPNLNSSGACCNEMDIWEANSRANSFTPHTCSSPGSFLCSSEAECGKGAPGVCDKDGCGLNTFNLGSPSFYGLGLDIDSSNPFTIVTQFLTNDAGELREIKRLYIQNGQVIPNTAETTDSRFDGISYEGSITEDFCAAKNSSDYLRLGGMKGMGEALARGMVLVFSLWNSEGDFMSWLDGLPSNGPCNATEGDPALIRAQVPDVSVTFSNVRWGEIGSTFSMSGGVKEEEVVTGPDIVTDAAVAVENRGARVNVVTGPVLGLAVIFGFMASA; the protein is encoded by the exons ATGGCAACCCCCCTTTTCGCCCCttttctcatcctcctcctcttctcccctgCATCTGCCCACGCCCAACAAATTGGCACCCTAACACCCGAACTCCACCCTCGTTTCCCAACCCAGCAATGCACCTCCTCGGGCATCTGCACCACCAAGCAAACCTCCCTCGTGACGGACGCCTTATCCCGCCACTTCCACTCCATCTCCGACCCCTCCGTCTCCTGCGCTTCTGCCGATTTCCTCTCGAACCCTTTGCTTTGTGACCCCGACGATCCAGCTTCGTGCGCAGCAAACTGCGCCCTCGAAGGGATTGAATACGGCGGAATCGGCGTGTCTGCTGTGGGCTCGGCAGTGACACTGAGGCAATACCTCTTTGACGGAGCTGAATACCGCGCTGTCAGTCCGAGGGTCTATCTCCTCGCTGAGGATGGAGAGAATTACGAACCTCTGACGCTGCTGGGCCAGGAGTTGGCTGTAGATGTCGATGTTTCGGGTCTGCCCTGCGGGATGAACAGCGCCGTGTATTTGTCCGAGATGGACCTGAGCGGGAGCAGGTCGGAGAGCAACCCTGCTGGGGCGGGGTACGGGACGGGGTATTGTGATGCGCAGTGTTTTAGGACTGCGCCGTGGATCAACGGGCTGGTAAGTCTACGTGCTTGCGACAGGCAATCTGCTG AGCCcaacctcaactcctccGGCGCTTGCTGCAACGAAATGGATATCTGGGAGGCCAACTCCCGCGCCAACTCGTTTACTCCCCATACCTGTTCCTCTCCTGGGTCATTCCTCTGCTCCAGCGAGGCAGAGTGCGGCAAGGGAGCCCCAGGAGTCTGCGACAAAGACGGCTGCGGGCTCAACACCTTCAACCTCGGGAGCCCTTCGTTCTATGGCCTGGGACTGGACATCGACAGTTCAAACCCGTTCACCATCGTCACCCAATTTCTCACCAACGACGCGGGTGAGCTGAGGGAGATTAAAAGACTTTACATTCAGAACGGACAGGTTATCCCCAACACAGCCGAGACGACTGACTCGAGATTTGACGGGATTTCATACGAGGGCTCTATCACAGAGGATTTCTGCGCAGCCAAGAACTCATCTGACTACCTCCGACTTGGCGGCATGAaagggatgggggaggcTCTGGCGCGGGGCATGGTCTTGGTTTTCAGCCTCTGGAACTCGGAAGGGGACTTCATGAGCTGGCTTGATGGGCTGCCAAGTAACGGGCCTTGTAATGCCACTGAGGGCGATCCGGCACTGATTAGGGCACAGGTCCCGGATGTCTCGGTTACGTTTTCGAATGTGAGATGGGGAGAGATCGGGAGCACTTTCTCCATGTCTGGCGGGgtgaaggaagaggaagtgGTGACGGGACCAGATATTGTCACTGATGCTGCTGTCGCGGTTGAGAATAGAGGGGCGAGGGTGAATGTGGTGACTGGGCCGGTTTTGGGGCTGGCTGTCATCTTTGGGTTCATGGCGAGCGCATGA
- a CDS encoding hypothetical protein (CAZy:AA3; COG:E; EggNog:ENOG503NUFD) — protein sequence MARLSSFFVAILTLTPTAYSRHLRASKVFLDGRQVQNEYDYVIIGGGTAGLTVADRLTEDGKTTVLVIEYGVLSEAASLTTVAGGFSGMSDSQFMYDIRSVPQVNLRNRVISVLAGKVVGGSSAVNAMMTIRGTAEDYDRWGAFFGKNSHWTWEGLLPYFKKALNFVPPNADITRTANITYDTSFWGNTSGVYAGWPSYQFPATTAQMEAFKGLPGVEIASDSGSGVPGVYWYPTFMDPKTVLRSFAKTGHYDNVKRANYHLVTQSKVTKIVLDGTTATGVSFVPAPARGQPGNTAAPVTTVTARKEVILAAGGVHSPQVLQVSGIGPKKVLSAAGIDTIVDLPGVGQNFQDHGMISASFQFARIPQSARPSSDDLRTNRTLSTWSSQVWAANRTGPNSIATGNSAAWLSFPVISPRSAKLSADLAAQNHAAYLPTGSDPTVAAGYRAQMLSYASALSNNNTAFYNLVLQGGSASGLLVDLHPLSRGTVNVNPANPHNTEPQVDYRALANPLDATIMGDIVRFTRKYYLDNPKTKDWGGREVSPGASVTTDEQLATFLSSSLSPSVYHPAGTCAMMPLELGGVVDEELKVYGVKNLRVVDASVIPTLPGANTCQTVYAIAEKAADLIRYGAPKV from the exons ATGGCTCGGCTGTCCAGTTTTTTTGTCGCCATTTTGACGTTGACGCCAACGGCGTACAGCAGACATCTTCGCGCTTCCAAGGTCTTCCTTGATGGCCGCCAAGTCCAAAATGAATACGACTACGTGATCATTGGGGGCGGTACAGCTGGTCTTACAGTGGCTGACAGGCTGACGGAGGATGGCAAGACCACGGTTCTCGTCATCGAGTACGGAGTTCTGA GCGAGGCAGCGTCGCTCACCACGGTCGCAGGCGGATTCTCTGGAATGTCCGACAGTCAGTTCATGTACGACATCCGATCTGTTCCTCAGGTCAACCTACGAAACCGTGTTATATCAGTCCTGGCTGGCAAGGTAGTGGGAGGTAGCTCTGCGGTCAACGCCATGATGACGATCCGTGGGACCGCAGAAGATTATGACCGCTGGGGGGCCTTCTTTGGCAAGAATTCCCACTGGACATGGGAGGGCCTGCTGCCATACTTCAAGAAGGCTCTCAACTTTGTGCCGCCCAACGCGGACATCACAAGAACAGCCAACATTACGTACGACACCAGCTTCTGGGGCAACACTTCAGGGGTTTATGCCGGTTGGCCTTCGTACCAGTTCCCAGCCACGACGGCTCAGATGGAGGCGTTCAAGGGTCTACCAGGCGTTGAAATCGCCAGTGACAGCGGGTCTGGTGTGCCGGGTGTCTACTGGTATCCAACCTTTATGGATCCCAAGACGGTGCTGCGGTCTTTTGCCAAGACAGGCCACTATGACAACGTCAAGAGAGCCAACTACCACTTGGTCACCCAGTCCAAAGTCACCAAGATCGTACTTGACGGCACGACAGCCACTGGCGTCTCGTTCGTCCCGGCACCAGCAAGAGGCCAACCGGGGAACACCGCCGCTCCGGTGACCACAGTGACTGCCAGAAAAGAAGTCATCCTGGCGGCCGGTGGTGTCCACAGCCCCCAGGTACTGCAAGTGAGCGGGATCGGTCCTAAAAAGGTTCTCTCCGCAGCTGGCATAGACACCATCGTCGACCTCCCCGGCGTCGGCCAAAACTTCCAGGACCACGGCATGATCTCCGCCTCGTTCCAAT TCGCCCGCATCCCCCAATCcgcccgcccctcctccgacGACCTCCGCACAAAccgcaccctctccacctggTCCTCCCAAGTCTGGGCCGCCAACCGCACAGGCCCCAACTCCATCGCAACAGGCAACTCAGCCGCCTGGCTCTCCTTCCCCGTCATCTCCCCCCGCTCTGCCAAGCTCTCGGCCGACCTCGCGGCCCAAAACCACGCCGCCTACCTCCCCACGGGATCCGACCCGACAGTCGCAGCCGGCTACCGCGCCCAGATGCTCTCCTACGCCTCCGccctcagcaacaacaacacagcCTTCtacaacctcgtcctccaagGCGGCTCCGCCAGCGGCCTGCTCGTCGACCTCCACCCCTTGAGCAGGGGAACGGTCAATGTCAACCCGGCCAACCCGCACAACACCGAGCCGCAGGTGGACTACCGCGCCCTGGCCAACCCCCTGGACGCGACCATCATGGGTGACATTGTCCGCTTCACGAGGAAGTACTACCTTGATAACCCCAAGACCAAAGACTGGGGCGGAAGGGAGGTCTCCCCCGGCGCGAGCGTGACGACGGACGAGCAGCTGGCGACGTTTTTGAGCAGCTCACTGAGCCCGAGCGTGTATCACCCCGCGGGGACGTGTGCGATGATGCCGTTGGAgctgggtggtgtggtggacgaggagctcaaggtGTACGGCGTCAAGAACTTGAGGGTTGTGGATGCGAGTGTCATCCCGACACTGCCGGGGGCAAACACTTGCCAGACGGTGTATGCTATTGCCGAAAAG GCGGCGGACCTCATCCGATATGGCGCACCAAAGGTCTAA
- a CDS encoding hypothetical protein (EggNog:ENOG503P332), producing MAEDTHLPYPTITTASTATSNLKNDPPTGLNSSSTSTTVCEGAVTATTETHHGVGAHPEDPRGLPVASFEEYPGLPRLNYRILDYKLKLSIIVALLVIESSLLPIILYYGISASTSLRPGLVFAIVTSFFGIVTGIEFGLRMLKLILKGDQYRPPGGTKWSFDFTHHTLSFGYTVMSGILIGGSIPHDPPVKVLAIPVSLFLIQMGVQLTWAGWMNATGRKAPFKISSVSKGERVPPLVLTIIEDIVGVDGGAGVEYRRAVFARYAASKRFRRMIAVQNWFWAVGSLVFGIGTLVTIWCVHYYIAYGIGWATPLVFTIVWTWISVEWVRRDLREEKRLWKEEHGQGAEMQQTQPPEPEVQQQETK from the exons ATGGCAGAAGACACCCATCTGCCCtacccaaccatcaccaccgcatCGACAGCCACGAGCAACCTGAAGAATGACCCGCCAACAGGGCTaaactcatcctccacctcgaccaCGGTCTGTGAGGGCGCGGTAACAGCCACGACCGAAACCCACCACGGCGTCGGCGCCCACCCCGAAGACCCCCGCGGCCTCCCCGTCGCCTCGTTCGAGGAATACCCCGGCCTGCCTCGGCTCAACTACCGCATCCTCGACTACAAGCTCAAGCTCTCCATCATCgtcgccctcctcgtcatcgagTCCTCCTTGTTACCCATCATCCTCTACTATGGAATCTCGGCGAGCACCTCCCTCCGCCCAGGCCTCGTCTTCGCCATCGTGACGTCGTTTTTCGGCATTGTTACCGGCATCGAGTTTGGTCTCCGGATGTTGAAGCTCATCCTGAAGGGCGATCAATACCGCCCACCGGGGGGAACAAAGTGGAGTTTTGATTTTACGCATCACACGCTCAGTTTTGGGTACACAGTTATGTCTGGGATTTTGATAGGGGGTTCGATTCCGCATGACCCGCCGGTGAAGGTGCTGGCCATCCCGGTTAGTTTGTTTTTGATCCAGATGGGGGTTCAGCTTACGTGGGCGGGGTGGATGAATGCCACGGGGAGGAAGGCGCCGTTCAAGATTTCGAGCGTGAGCaaaggggagagggtgcCGCCGTTGGTGCTGACGATTATTGAGGATATCGTTGGGGTAGATGGCGGGGCTGGGGTGGAGTATAGACGGGCTGTCTTTGCGAGGTACGCGGCGAGTAAGAGGTTTAGGAGGATGATTGCGGTTCAGAATTGGTTTTGGGCCGTGGGATCGTTGGTGTTTGGGATTGGGACACTGGTGACGATCTGGTGTGTGCATTATTATATTGCCTATGGTATTG GATGGGCTACCCCGCTGGTCTTCACCATCGTCTGGACTTGGATCTCGGTTGAGTGGGTGAGACGggatttgagggaggagaagaggctATGGAAAGAAGAGCACGGTCAGGGCGCCGAAATGCAACAGACGCAACCACCAGAGCCGGAAGTACAGCAACAGGAGACAAAGTAA
- the DPS1 gene encoding aspartate--tRNA ligase dps1 (COG:J; EggNog:ENOG503NUP6): MSPGSFKKPLLALNRIIGHQSAKNHMTKPKIGNIAALDSEREEKKLKKALEQRVKQDEKEEERRSFQQRRKEEEERALSTDPPEIAARYGTKTSDVLVETDSVQRLAANPDNAGKQIEFIARIHHTRSLSSKLAFIVFREQIETIQGVVAYKEGHITENFVRWAEHLMTESHVHVKGTLQRPPEEVKGCSIHDLEVLVESMHLVVPVKEHLPVDVFSIDHVEMDEESHQLESLASTRVRVANRLAYLRTPTAQSIFRINSGICSIFRSVLEGHGFIEIHTPKLMPAATESGAEVFKVNYFGRTAFLAQSPQLSKQLSISADFGRVFEIGPVFRAEDSNTHRHLTEYTGLDLEMAINSDYHEALNIIDDMMKSIFKGIYTRFRREIEIIKTRFPHEDLVWLEKTPVFTFKEAIALLNESGWTDDHGKPASELEDLSTRAEIRLGEVIKKKYNTDYYIIDKFPASVRPFYTHPDEEDPRFTNSFDIFLRGQEITTGGQRIHKPDVLVERMKKAGIEPFGMQEYLQGFEYGVLPHAGCGIGLERIIFLMLNLGDIRNASLFPRDPKSLPEQKAEVVRLPHPEADTIRYAYDFEHGYPNLEMPTVEKLIANYGDATNTSWLDDRYHVWRHEPTGAAIGYAEENGYALVMGNPLCDPRQYNIVIRDFLKHMRKQKDLRPLWLLVSAEIEEILGSKLGWRTLSCVAEERVTIADAKKVAKKERQAEDAGVIIKEQPIDEPVPEELRKRIDKRIEDWKAGRTGRQVHITEVRPWVDMEHRRYLWAETKEGEIAAFCVLHKLSPQNGYQIKFALDFPDSPNGTIEALISASIQMLAKAGIQHVTFGAGALPEMVTGGNLDGIRAKILSKTYRTVAQQLRLVQKSEFREKFGTKNDLVYICYPFMGLGVSGTRTLIKFFEDEM, encoded by the coding sequence ATGTCGCCAGGCAGCTTCAAAAAGCCTCTCTTGGCTCTGAATCGCATCATCGGCCACCAGTCGGCAAAGAATCACATGACCAAGCCCAAAATTGGCAACATTGCTGCTCTTGACAGTGAAcgcgaggagaagaagttgaagaaggcccTTGAGCAACGCGTCAAGCAAGacgaaaaggaggaggagcgacGGTCCTTTCAACAGCGCCgcaaagaggaggaagaacgCGCCCTTTCTACCGACCCCCCTGAGATTGCGGCGCGATATGGCACCAAGACTAGCGATGTTCTGGTGGAAACCGACTCCGTGCAGCGCCTTGCCGCCAACCCCGATAATGCCGGCAAGCAGATCGAGTTCATCGCGAGAATACACCACACACGTTCCCTCAGCTCCAAGCTAGCCTTCATTGTGTTCCGCGAACAGATTGAGACGATACAAGGTGTGGTAGCCTACAAGGAGGGCCACATCACCGAAAACTTTGTTCGATGGGCCGAGCATCTGATGACTGAGAGTCATGTCCACGTCAAGGGCACACTGCAGAGGCCACCagaggaggtcaaggggTGCTCCATCCACGACCTCGAGGTGCTTGTTGAGAGCATGCACCTGGTTGTTCCTGTGAAGGAACACTTGCCAGTTGATGTCTTCTCCATCGACCATGTTGAGATGGACGAGGAGTCTCACCAGCTCGAATCCTTGGCCTCCACCAGAGTCAGAGTAGCCAACCGTCTCGCCTACCTCAGAACACCTACCGCCCAGTCCATCTTCCGCATCAACAGCGGCATCTGCAGCATCTTCCGTTCGGTgctcgagggccatggctTCATTGAGATTCACACACCCAAGCTCATGCCTGCCGCCACAGAGTCGGGCGCTGAGGTCTTCAAGGTTAACTATTTTGGACGCACTGCCTTCCTGGCCCAGAGCCCGCAGCTCTCCAAACAGCTGAGCATCTCGGCAGACTTTGGCCGCGTGTTTGAGATTGGCCCCGTGTTCCGTGCCGAAGACAGCAACACGCATCGCCATCTGACGGAGTACACTGGGTTGGATTTGGAGATGGCCATCAACAGCGACTACCACGAAGCCTTGAACATTATCGACGACATGATGAAGAGCATCTTCAAGGGTATCTACACGCGTTTCCGCAGAGAGATCGAGATCATCAAGACTAGGTTCCCCCATGAGGATCTCGTCTGGCTGGAGAAGACCCCAGTTTTTACCTTCAAGGAGGCCATCGCTTTGTTGAACGAGTCCGGCTGGACCGACGACCATGGAAAGCCGGCTTCCGAGCTTGAAGACCTCAGCACGCGCGCTGAGATCCGTCTTGGCGAggtcatcaagaagaagtaTAATACCGACTATTACATCATCGACAAGTTCCCTGCTTCTGTCCGCCCCTTTTATACCCATCCCGACGAAGAGGACCCGCGGTTCACCAACTCATTCGACATATTCCTGCGCGGTCAGGAGATTACGACCGGTGGACAGCGCATCCACAAGCCGGATGTCCTCGTCGAGCGCATGAAGAAGGCGGGCATTGAGCCATTTGGCATGCAGGAGTACCTCCAGGGCTTCGAGTATGGCGTGCTCCCTCACGCAGGTTGCGGTATCGGTCTTGAGCGCATCATCTTCCTGATGCTCAACCTGGGCGACATCCGCAACGCCTCGCTCTTCCCCCGCGATCCCAAGTCACTTCCTGAGCAAAAGGCTGAAGTTGTGCGCCTTCCTCACCCCGAAGCCGACACGATCCGCTACGCTTACGACTTCGAGCACGGCTACCCCAACCTCGAGATGCCCACGGTTGAGAAGCTTATTGCCAATTATGGTGATGCCACGAACACGTCCTGGCTTGATGATCGGTACCACGTCTGGCGGCACGAGCCCACGGGAGCCGCAATTGGCTACGCTGAAGAGAACGGCTACGCTCTCGTGATGGGTAATCCCCTGTGTGACCCACGTCAGTACAACATTGTCATTCGTGACTTTTTGAAGCACATGCGCAAGCAAAAGGACCTCCGACCCCTGTGGCTATTGGTTTCTGCGGAAATTGAAGAGATCCTTGGGTCGAAGCTCGGCTGGCGCACGTTGAGCTGCGTGGCCGAAGAGCGTGTCACCATCGCCGATGCGAAGaaggtggccaagaaggagcgCCAGGCAGAAGACGCCGGTGTCATCATCAAGGAGCAGCCCATCGACGAGCCCGTCCCCGAGGAGCTGCGCAAGAGGATCGACAAGAGGATTGAAGACTGGAAGGCCGGCCGTACGGGTAGACAGGTTCACATCACCGAGGTCAGACCCTGGGTCGACATGGAGCACAGACGCTATCTCTGGGCCGAGACCAAAGAAGGGGAGATTGCAGCCTTCTGCGTGCTCCATAAGCTGTCGCCGCAGAACGGATACCAGATCAAGTTTGCTCTGGATTTCCCCGACTCCCCCAATGGCACGATCGAGGCGCTCATCTCGGCCTCGATCCAAATGTTGGCCAAGGCCGGCATTCAGCATGTCACGTTTGGCGCGGGAGCCCTGCCCGAGATGGTCACGGGCGGAAACCTGGATGGCATCCGGGCCAAGATCCTGAGCAAGACTTACAGGACGGTTGCGCAGCAGCTGAGACTGGTGCAGAAGAGCGAGTTCAGAGAAAAGTTTGGTACGAAGAATGACTTGGTGTATATTTGCTATCCCTTTATGGGGCTGGGTGTCAGTGGGACGAGAACTTTGATCAAGTTCTTTGAGGATGAGATGTAA